CCGCATATACCTTCTTTCCCTTATGATTCTTTTATATATTTTTGCTTGTTACATTCACGAAATGAAAAAAAAGTTTTTGTGTTACTTTCTAACTACTTCACTTTTACTTTTTTTTTGGGAGTTGTTTGCTAAAAACAACGCATCTTTTTCTTTTTTATGTCCCCCGCCTTCAAAAGTAGCAGCTAATTTTTTACAATCTCTACCTCTAATTCTTTCTTCTTCCTGGTATACTCTACAAGGAATTTTAGGAGGATTCTTTTTAGCAGTATTGTTATCGCTAACTCTAGTGATTATCATGCTAGCTTACAAGCCCGCTAAAGAACTCCTACACCCATTTTTTATTTTTGTACAATGTACCCCAATGTTTACCCTAGCACCCCTAATCGTGCTATGGTTTGGCTGGGGACTCAGCGCCGTGGTAGTCCCCACGGCACTCACAGTATTTTTTCCCCTTACAATAGCAATCTATCAAGGAATTACATCGACTCCTGAAGAACTCCTCGAGCAATTCATCTTACATCAAGCTACTCGAAAACAAATTTTCATTAAATTACGCCTTCCCCATGCTCTCCCGCATATCTTTTCAGGGTTAAAAATTGCTATGGGATCCGCAGGATTCGCAGCGATAGCTGGAGAATGGGTAGCCTCACAATCAGGTCTCGGCATACTCATTTTAGAAAGCAGAAGAAATTATGATATGGAAATGACCTTCTCCGGTCTGTTTGCTCTAACAGCAATAACTTTCATACTATTTCAAACTATCTTACTTAGTGAAAAACTCACGTTCGCATTATTTAGAATAGAAAAAATAACAAAATTTAGACTGGTAAAATTTAAATTAGCTGTTTTATTCATTCCTTTACTTCTCATTCCTATCTGGAAAGTCAAAAGCAAACAAGCGCAGATCAACAGTCTAACACCCATAACTTTGCTTTTAGATTGGACACCTAATCCTAACCACATCCCCTTATATGCTGGGGTTGCTCAAGGATTTTTCTCTGAGCAAGGTATAGACTTACGCATTCAAAAAAGTACATATACTGGCGCTGTTATCCCTCATATATTATTTGAGCAGGTAGACCTCACTCTGTATCACGCCCTCGGAGTAATAAAAACCTCTATTCAAGGAGCTCCTGTACAAATAGTTGGCTCTCTCATAGATTCTACATTGCAAGGATTCATCTATAGGCTTAGTGATAACATCACAAAGATAGAAGATCTAAATAATAAAGTTTTAGGGTTCTGCTTAAACAATACCCGAGACCTTTCTTGCTTACTAGAAACACTACGCCTGCAGGGCGTAGTGCCTTCAGAAGTTAAAAATGTCAGTTCTGATTTGATTTCACCCATGCTACTAAAGAAAATCGATTTTCTTTATGGGGCTTACTACAATATTGAAGGGGTTAAATTAAACACGTTAGGAACCCCTGTAGGATGGTTTCTTTCTGATTCTTATGGTCTCCCTACGGGTCCTCAGCTGCTGCTATGCGGGAAAAAAGATACGAAAGCGACATCACCACAAGTAGTTCAAGCTATTCAAACAGCACTTCAAAAAAGCATCAACTTTTGCCAAAAACATCCTAAAAAAGCTTTTCAAGCTTATGTTAAGGCTACACAAGATACTCCTAAAATACTTAAAGACGAGATTTTACAATGGGAAATGACTTATCCTCTCCTAGCAAAATCTCAAGATCCAATAAGTGAAAAACTCGCAAATACTTTGTTACAAGCTATTATACATCGCTATCCAAACTTCACAGATAAAATCGCAGGGTTTTCCTTAAGTCAAATCTACCCGACTACCTCGCTGGTCGTCCAGGATGAGAAAAAACATGAGCAAGACGAGATAGCACATCTCGAAGGACTTCCATCGGCTTCTGATCAGCTCTAATACGCGAGACCTTATGAATAGGATAGTATTGAATTAATGCGTCGATATCTTTCTTATAAGAAGCTAAACGCTTTTGCAAAACTTCAACACTAACCTCGTTAATTCTTCCCTTACTATATAAAGAATGCTGGGTTCTCTCAAGTAATGTTGCCTCTTCATGGACTTCTAAAATAATTACATGACGCACAGTAATATAAGACTCGAGAAGCTTCGCCTGTCCCAAAGTTCTCGGAAGACCACTAATAAGCAAATCTTGACGATCTGGAAGAAATTTCCCCGTAGCAATTAACCCCTGAACATAATAATTCCATACGGCAACAACATCCTCATCAGGAACTAATGCTCCTGTAACCGCATACCTATGAAAAAGTTGGCGGATAGGGGACCCTATAGGATAACAACGAAAAATATCCCCTAAAGAGACATAAACCTGACTTCCCCCATGAGCTATAAAATCTCCTAATAAGTCTTTACCTGCTCCCGGAGGACCAAATAAAAGAATGGAAGAAAAAGGCTTAGTATACAATTTTATACTATTCGCAATCGTTTCGTCTATCATAGGATAATTTCGCTGAATTTAATTAACATATTTCTCCACACTTTAGTTGATTACCTTGAAAAATAATAGTCCTACCATATAAAAATTCTTCCCATGAACAGCGTTTCCTTTTTATTACCTCAGGCCTGCATATTATTATTAGCAGCTGACACACTAACTAATGTTTTAGTATTGAACTTGGTGCTTTCCCGGTTCTCTAGAAAAGAACGCTTGTTATTATTGGTAAAAGAAAGCTTCTTTGCTCTGTTGGGGATGTTTGCTCTCTACTGGGCTGCTTTGGGTACCCTACATGTCCTAAAAACCCCTCTATGTGCCATACAAGCCGTCGGAGGAATTGCAGTGACTCTATCGGGACTACGAGCGGTTTTAAATCTAAGTAAAGAAAATAGTTGGAAAAGCTTTACAACGGGAACCTCTTTATCCTCGGTAACGCCGATAGCCTTACCCCTGATGATTGGACCCTCCTGGTTAGCAGCTTGCTGTATTTTAGTAGGGAAGAATTACAATTTTGCTTCGGTTTCTTTTATACTTGTTCTCTCTTGGATCTTAATTTCCTTAACCACTATTCTTTTACAGGTGTTTGTTGGAGGCGGCCAGGGAAAAGCTAAGGTTCTTCTCGCAACACAAACCGTCCTAGGTCTTTTTGTGACAATCGTAGGCACACAACTGTTGCTGTCTGGATTGCAACAGGCTTTCTTATAACAAGAGACTTTTTATGTTAACTCTGATTAATCTTAGTCTGTTATTTTACGTGCTCTTCGATGCTCCGGGATCTGTTCCCGTTTTCGTGTCTTTGTTAAAAAATTACTCCGCGAAAAAACAACAGCGTATCATCCTCAGAGAATGTATCTTTGCCCTCATTACTCTCCTACTGTTTATTACTTTCGGTAGAAAAATCTTTCAGTTTCTTGATATTTCCCTATACGCATTCCAATTCATAGGCGGGGTGTTACTCTTCTCAGTATCACTGAAAATGATGCTAGTATCTCCATCTTCAAATGCTGATAACGCTGCAGGACAATCCGAACCTATTTTTTTCCCTCTTGCTTTCCCTATAATTACCGGCCCTGCCGTAATTACTTCGTTGTTAAGCTATATGGAGGAGCGATTATTCTCTAAGGAAATCATCCTAGGTGCTATGATTATAGCTTGGGTACTTTCTGTATTTACCTTATTAAGCTCTAGCTTCTTTAATCGTATTCTAGGATCATCCGGATTACTCGCCCTAGAGAGGCTCTTCAGCATAGCCTTGTTATTAATGTCAGCAAACCTCATGCTTAAAGGCATTTCAATAGCGTTTAACATAGGGTTTTATATTAAGTAGTGTAATTTAAATGAAAAGAAATGACCCCTGTTGGTGTGGAAGCAATCGCAAGTGGAAACATTGCCACTATCCTCAATCTCCTCAACTATCCTGGGAGCAACAAAAAGAATACTACGCTTCGCATTATAACATTATTTTAAAAACTCCCGAGCAGATAGAAAAAATCCGTCATGCTTGCAAAGTCACAGCAAAAATTCTTGATGAGCTCTGCAATGCAGCTAAAGAAGGTGTTACCACCGAAGAGCTAGATCAGCTCTCTCGTAAATTACATAAAGATTATAACGCCATTCCCGCTCCTTTAAATTACGGCTCCCCCCCCTTTACAAAAACAATTTGCACATCATTAAACGAAGTTATCTGCCACGGTATTCCTAATGATATTCCCCTAAAAAACGGCGATATCATGAATATAGACGTTTCTTGCATTGTCGATGGCTACTTTGGAGACTGCAGTAAAATGGTCCTGATAGGCGACGTTTCTGATATAAAAAAACGCGTATGTCAAGCATCCCTTGAATGTTTAAACGCATCTATTGCCATTTTAAAGCCTAACTTACCCCTTTGCGAAATCGGAGAAGTAATTGAGGAATGCGCAGATGAATACGGTTTCTCAGTAGTAGATCAGTTCGTAGGTCACGGAGTGGGAATACAATTCCATGAAAACCCCTATGTTCCTCATTACAGAAATCGTTGCGAGATACCTCTAGCTCCTGGAATGATATTCACCATAGAGCCCATGATCAATGTTGGTAAAAAAGAAGGGATTATTGACCCTAAGAATCATTGGGAAGCAAGAACTTGCGACAATCAGCCCAGCGCACAGTGGGAACATACCGTATTAATTACTGAGACAGGTTATGAGATACTAACTCTTCTAGAGAAGTAATCTCCTCCTCTAAATTCTCTATATGCTCTAAAAGATCTTGAATCATTTCGATATCTTTCATATCGGAGAAATTTGAAGAATTTTCCTCTTGTTTTTGTAGGGCTAAGTATTCTTCACGAACTAAAAATAACTCCCTACGAGCCTCCAATAACGCCTCGGATTTTTCACCAAACTGCTCTTGCAACTGTAGGTATTTGTCTTTGTATGACTTGCTCTCAGCATCGATAGAAACAGCTTTGACAGCTTCCTGATTCTTCACAAAATCACGCAGCTGAACTAATTCCTCATCCTTTTGATCTAAAACTACCTGAAGCTCTCCTAACCTTAGGCGCAACTCACTAATCTCTTGAACATGTGAGCTAAGATTTTGGCATTCATTTTCAAGGCTTTTCCTCAGCAGTTTCTCCTCAACAAGCTCATTTTCTAAAGATGCCAATTTTGCATCCTTTTCTTGCAAAGCACGAATCCATAGCTGAGTATCCTCTTGCTTCCTTTCACCAGAAAACGTTTCTTTTCCAGAAACCCAAGAAACAACCGAAGTAGCCTCATCACCAGCAACAAGACGAACATATTCATTGTGTAAAACAGCATAGTCTTCCAACCAACTGTTTTTCTGATCAGCAAGAATTTGCAAATCTAAGGCCATGTTTTCCTGCTTCTTACAGGAATCTTGAAGCAAAGCACGACACTCCTGAAGTTCCAACTCTAGAGATTGCGCACGCTGCTCTAAAAACTCACACGCCATAGATTTATCATGAACCGCTTTATCATAAGAAACTTGGACCCCTGCGTACTCCTCAGAAAGACGGTCATACTTCTGTTGCTGAGCATCATTTTCTTCATCAATAAGAGAAATGCTAAATGCAAAAATTCCCCAAGATAACAAGAAGGTTCCTGCCAGCCCTAAACCCCATAATAACGAAGAACAAGTAGCAATATGCTTACAGTAATACACTGATAGAAATAAACAAGAAGCTACCCCATATCCCCAAAAACGGAAATACACAGAAGCAACTAAAACTAAAGCAGAAAAGCATATCAAAGAAGGAACTAAAGTCGCGTCAGCAATAGACGCACAACCTAATCCACCCAAAATCAAAACTATAGACGATAGAAATACCCACTCTAAAGAGAAAGTCCTACATCTACCTACCAAATTTTCCCACTTAAACCTTTGATAGACCTTTTGATAAAGATGCTTATTAAAAACGTGCATGGCCTCAAATCCCATACATGACTACTCCTAAGACTCTTCCAGCGAATCTTGAGCTTTAGTTAATAAATAGCTAATTACAGCAGGATCTCCTTCATAGGTCATCTCTACCTTCATCTTGCCATCTGAAGACGCATGCCCGCAAGTCACCAGTACATAGGCACTCACATCCTCATTGAAAGCTCCTGCACTGTCATCACATTCGTTTCCAGACACTTCCTTCTCCTCTCTAGCCAAAGGCCGCTATACAATTAAGTGACATACATTCACTGATTGATAACAAGTCCTTTATTTTCTTTAGAAACTCTAAATTTTAGAGATCAAAACTTTTTTATTTTTACCGCAATCTTTTTTAATTTTACTTGTTACTAAAAGAAAACCACTTATTAAACAATCCTGCAATTAACTGAAATTATTATTTAATAAAACGATTTGTTTATTGGTAAAATAAAACTAAACAAAACTAAAAAATTTTCTATTATGACAGTACAACCTACAGGCATCACACCCGCAGCTTCAGTTACTGCAGGAGCAGCAACACCAGCCGCCGCGCTTCCACCTTTAGATCCATTAAATACACCCCCTATTGGTGCATTGCTTTTTAGCATTTACGAGCTTCTTTTACAAGCGATTGAAATTCGACAACAAACAGTTCTGACTCAATCACAACAATTAAATGATAATACTAATATCCAACAACAATTAAACCAAGAAACTAATCAAATCAAATTCGCTGTAGTAGGTGCTGGAGCTAAAGAAGACGAGATTACTCGTGTACAAAACCAAAACCAAAACTACTCCGCTCAAAGATCAAATATCCAAGACGAACTGGTTACAGCACGACAAAACGGACAAATTATCCTCTCACACGCATCTACGAACATTAACATCATTCAACAGCTAGCCTCTCAAGACTCCTCATTCCTAAAAACGACCAACACCATCGGAAGTATCGTAAACCAACTTAACAAACCCCTTTCATAAATAAGCAGGGAAACAATTTAAAGTTAATTGAAGAAAATAGGTAGAAAATTATGTGGCTCCCCTCAACAGACCTCCAAAACAATCCTAGGGCAGCTGTTACCGTTCCAGGGACATCTATTGCTGGTGGACCAAACACAGCAACAGCAGATGAAATCATTGCTAAATTTGCGAAAGACTCTAACCCATTGATTATTACTGTCTACTATGTATACCAATCCGTTTTGGTAGCCCAAGACAACCTAGCAATTATTGCCCAAGAGCTTCAATCTAACGCCTCTGCCCAAACTTTCTTAAACAACCAAGAAGCTCTATACCAATACGTAACTATCCCAAAAAATAAGCTGGGAGACAACTCGTCTTCTTTCTTACAGAACGTCCAAGCGACAAACCAAGCTGTAGGAGCTTCTAGACAAGCATTACAAAACCAAATTTCAGGATTAGGGAATGCTTCTCAGGTGATTTCAAGTAATTTGAACACAAATAACAACATTATCCAACAGTCCTTACAAGTTGGTCAGGCATTAATTCAAACGTTCTCACAGATTGTGAGCTTGATAGCAAACATTTAATTATAAGGAACTTTTCAAAATGAACATCAATCCTATAGCACTAGCCAAAAAAGTTGAGACAGTTGTTCCTGAATCTACAAAGGTTATTTCTGATCAAATTCAGATCAATAAACCTTCAGCTATCTACTTTTGTATAGCTGTAATGTTACAGTTATCAACATCAACGACAGAATTTTCAAAATCGATCATGGCAGTGCTACAGGATAATACTGTAGCTCAACAAAAGAAAACTAAAGAGCTTATCAACCTGCCCCTCTTGAAAGTTCCTGATCTTCAAAAAGTTGATGACTTTGATGCAGATAAACCAGAATACAAAAACCAAACAGAAATCCAAGCTTTCCAATCTTCTAACCAGCAGATCTCCGCTAACCGCCAGCTTATCCAGCAAGAGCTCTCTGCAGCTCAACAAAGAGCGCAGGCTAACCAAAAAGCGGTAAACTCCACTTCAACGACATCTATGAAGCTATTACAAGCGACTACTGCACTCCTGTCTTCATTAAAAGAATACACTATTAAAGCAAATCTAACGACATCTGCATCTGACTAATTAGATAATGGCTTCTAATAAAACAATCCATGATCTAATATAAGGCATTACTAAAAAGACAAGAATCAGGTAAAACCTCCATGAGGGTTATCTTCCCAGATAAACAAAATAAAAACCCACTCATTACTCGGGTGCTTAAACAACTTCCTTCTTTTATCTTGGTAACCTCATGCGTTTCCCCTCTTATCTCCTATGTTTTGAAGAAAATGTTCGGTCTTCCGGGGATTCTTGAGACCTTAGCATTATCTACAGAGGGAATCCATAAGCATAAATTTTGGCAATTTCTTACCTACCCGCTAATCACAGCGGATTCTTTGTGTATCCATAAAGAAAAATGCATGGAGATTACACAACGCCTGCTCATAAGAAATGTCCTTGGATTTACTTTCTTTTATAAAGCAACCAATCACCTTATTCGGAAGTTAGGATCACTAACCTTCCTGATCCTTATTTCAGCACAGATTTTGTTTACAGGCGTTGTTATTTGGGCTCTTTTAAAACTCTTCCATAGCTCCCAAGCTCTGTTCGGGCCGGAGTGCCTAATTACCTCCCTAGTCCTTATCTGGGTATTCTTAGATCCAGAACAACGTTTAGGGCTACACCCTCTTCCCATCACCATATCGCGTAAATGGGGATTTGCAGCTTTAATTATCTTTTACTTCTTCATCCTAATATTTTCAGGAGCCTTTGCCATGTTCTTTGGATCTATTCTATCCATGGCTATAGGTGTGCTCTTTTGCTACAAAGAAAAAATCCCCAATCCCTACAGAATATCCAGGATGTTTTAATCTTCTTCAGCAAATAAAGCTAAAATCGCAGCCCTAGCCTCTCCTAATCCAGAAAGAACCCCCTCCTCAAAACGGAAAAAAGGATTCTCCTCCAATACGGAAAAATCCATGGGCTGCAATACATCGTCAGATGTTAGATTAGGAACTATGGATTCTCCCACACTTTGTAAACGCGATTTTTGATCTTCGCAAAGTTTGTCTAATAATTTATTGATCTTGCTCTTCACTTTTCTCTCTGCGTTTCTCTTTAAAAAATTGTTTCATTAGTTGTTCGGACTCTTCGTAACAAACCCCAGAACAGCACTCTACCTGATGAAAAGGATGTTTTTGTGTAAAAACATTCATCCAACTTCCACCAGCACCCAACCGAATGTCCGGAGCAGCCCAAACAATTCTTCGAATTCTAGCTAATTGAATAGCCCCCGCGCACATTAAACAAGGCTCCAAAGTACAATACAGCACAGTGTCACTCAAACGCCAATTCTCTAAATATTGTGCCGCAGCACCTATACATAAAATTTCAGCATGTGCCGTGGGATCTTGCAGCTGCTCAACAGTATTATGCCCTCGAGCAATTATTTTATTGTCTTTTACTATTACACAGCCCACAGGAACCTCGTCCAAATCATAAGCTTGACGAGCTTCCTTTAGGGCTTGTTTCATAAAAAATATATCTTTTTCTATATCCATGAGTTTTATTCTAAATAACTCTTAACTACTTTTTGAATTGGATTATAAAAAAAAACCATCCAATTAAGAAAAGAAAAAAAGCACTTGTATTACTTCAACAAGCATCCCTGAAATGGATCGCGGGACTTAGAATTTTTTTTTACAAACTAAAAAAACCCACTCCACAATACCAAAAGGTGTACATTAACAATCTTCTCAAGTATAATTGGCCTTTGCGGCAATTATTTTATTTTAAGGAGACATCCAATGTCTTTGGATAAGGGAACTAAAGAAGAAATCACAAAAAAGTTTCAGCTTCATGAGAAAGATACCGGTTCTGCAGATGTGCAAATCGCTATATTAACGGAGCACATTACAGAACTAAAAGAACATCTCAAAAGATCTCCTAAAGACCAAAACTCTCGACTAGCTTTACTAAAACTCGTAGGGCAAAGGAGAAAGCTCTTAGAGTATCTTAACTCTACAGATACTGAAAGATATAAAAATTTAATTACAAGATTGAATCTGAGAAAGTAATTTTTATTTATTCCCCCTGACAAATGACCTAATTAGGAGACCTTCATGACATTTGAAACTATTTCTGTTACCCTTGAAGAAGGTAAGACATTAGTATTTGAAACGGGGAAAGTTGCTCGGCAAGCTAACGGAGCTGTTCTTGCACGTATGCAAGAAACGTGGGTCTTTTCATCTGTATGTGCGTCTAATCTTGAAGAAGCAGTAGACTTCCTACCTTTTCGTGTCGACTATCAAGAAAGGTTTTCCTCTATTGGGAAAACTTTAGGTGGTTTCATCAAGAGAGAAGGTCGTCCTACAGAAAAAGAAATTTTGACTTCTCGTCTAATCGATCGATCTATGCGTCCTTCATTACCTAGTAGGTTAATGCAGGATGTTCAAATTTTATCTTACGTTTGGTCTTATGATGGGGAAACCTTACCTGATCCCCTAGCAATTTGTGGAGTTTCTGCTGCCCTAGCAATTTCTGATATTCCTCAAATTAGTATCGTAGCAGGTGTTCGTGTTGGTTTAGTAAATGGCTCTTGGGTAGTAAATCCAACAAAAGCTGAGATGGAAGTTTCCTCTATGGAACTCGTTTTAGCCGGAACCGAAAATGCCATCTTAATGATAGAAGGTCATTGCGACTTTCTCACTGAAGAACAAGTAATCGAAGCTATTGAATTTGGCCATAAACACATTGTTACCATTTGTAAAGCACTTCAAGACTGGCAAAAGCAAATAGGAAAAGCAAAGAACACTAGTGTTGTTATTCCTCTGCCAGAAGAAGTAAAATCCTCTGTAAACAGTTTGGTAGAAGGAAAATTTGCTGAACTTTTACAAATTAAAGAGAAAAAAGCTCTAGAAGCAGCTTCTAAGAAATTAGAAGAGGAAGTTTTAGAGAAATTACATGATGAAACTAGTGACATCCTCACTAATTTCAATATTAAATCGGCTTATAAAGAAGCCAAGTCTACCTACATGCGTTCCTTGATCAAAGATCAGGGTCTTCGTTCCGATGGACGTTCAGTAACAACAATTCGCCCTATTACTATTGAAACATCCTTCTTACCAAGAACCCATGGAAGTTGTCTTTTCACTCGTGGCGAAACTCAAACCGTAGCAGTCTGTACTTTAGGTAGTGAGGCTATGGCGCAACGTTATGAAGACTTAAATGGTGAAGGTCAGTCTAAATTCTACTTACAATACTTTTTCCCTCCTTTCTCAGTCGGAGAAGTAGGAAGAATAGGTTCTCCAGGAAGACGAGAAATTGGTCATGGCAAGCTTGCTGAAAAAGCTTTAAGTCATGCTCTTCCTGATCCTACGCAGTTCCCCTATACTATTCGTATAGAATCGAACATCACTGAATCTAATGGATCTTCTTCTATGGCTTCAGTTTGCGGAGGCTGTTTAGCCCTGATGGATGCTGGGGTTCCTATTAAAACTCCTATAGCGGGTATTGCTATGGGTTTAATCTTAGATGATGATCATATAGTCATTCTTTCTGATATCTCAGGAATTGAAGATCATCTAGGAGATATGGACTTCAAAGTAGCAGGAAATTCTGAAGGAATTACAGCGTTTCAAATGGATATTAAGGTAGAAGGAATCACTCCAGCTATCATGAAAGAAGCCTTAGCCCAAGCTAAAGCGGGACGTCAAAATATCCTTGCTACTATGAAAGCAGCTCTTTCTGCTCCTAAAACAGATTTATCACAATATGCTCCTCGTATTGAAACCATGCAGATCAAGCCTAATAAAATTGCTACTGTCATTGGACCTGGAGGAAAACAAATTCGTCAGATTATCGAAGAGACTGGCGTACAAATTGACATTAACGATTTAGGAATTGTTAGTATTTCTGCCTCCTCTCCAAAAGCAATAGAGAAAGCCAAGGGTATTATCGAAGGTTTAGTTGGAGAAGTAGAAATAGGCAAGATCTATGAAGGTCGTGTAACGTCTATAGTGCCTTTCGGAGCTTTTGTTGAAATACTTCCTGGTAAAGAAGGTCTTTGCCATATCTCTGAATTTTCTAAACAACGTATAGAAAACGTCGGTGACTTTGTTAAACAAGGAGATACCCTAGCTGTAAAACTCCTAAGCATTAACGAAAAAGGTCAATATAAACTTAGTCATAAAGCTACCTTAAGCGACTAATCTTCTTATTCCCCATTACATTTTCTAGCAGTTTGTAAAAAGAAAAAAGCCACATAAAATGTGGCTTTCTTCTTTTTGTCATTTGCTATACGTTGTTGAAGCTTACGACCTCTACAACTGGACGCCCTTAAGATGTTGGGGTATTATTTAACTTTAAAGTACCATCTTTCATAACATCTTCTTGAGGAGGAGGAGGAGGCAAATCGTCAGAAACCTTCTTAAACATCATCCCCTCTTCTTTTAAGCGAGCGCGTTTCTTTTCTGGATCCCAGGTATGATCCATAATCTCTTTAACGTCTTTAGCATCTAATGTCTCAAACTCTATCAACATCTGCGTCATAAGTTCAACTTCATCTCGATGCTCTCTAATTACAGTCAAAGCACGCTGATAAGCAGCGTCTAATAACGCTCTTAGCTCGCCATCAATAGATTTCGCGGTTTCTTCTGAGTAACTTTTCTCATGATAAGCTCCATAACCTGTAGAAGCGTCAGAACGCTCGTCATAAGTTACAGTACCTAACTGATCACTCATTCCCCACTCACACACCATACTACGAACTATTTTAGTAGCTTGAGAAATATCTTGCTGAGCACCACTAGAAACATCCCCTAAAAAGATTTCCTCTGCGGCACGCCCCCCCATAAGAACAGCTAACTGATCAAATAGTTCTTTCTTCCAATAGCTAAGCTTATTTTTCTCAGGAAGAAAATGCGTAGCTCCTAAAGATAAACCTCTAGGAATAATCGTCACCTTATCCACAGGATCCGCATGTTGAACACAAAGGCCAACAACAGCGTGTCCTGATTCATGATATGCTGTCGTTTTTCTTTCTTCAGCATCCATTTCTAAACTACGACGTTCCTTACCATAGAGAACCTTATCACGAGCTTCAGCAACGTCTACAGCCGTCACAGCAGTGCGATCCTTACGCGCAGCAAGAAGAGCTGCTTCATTTAATAAATTCTCTAAATCAGCTCCTGAAGCACCTGGTGTACTTCGTGCTACCGCCATCAAATCCACAGTAGG
This window of the Chlamydia sp. BM-2023 genome carries:
- the pnp gene encoding polyribonucleotide nucleotidyltransferase; amino-acid sequence: MTFETISVTLEEGKTLVFETGKVARQANGAVLARMQETWVFSSVCASNLEEAVDFLPFRVDYQERFSSIGKTLGGFIKREGRPTEKEILTSRLIDRSMRPSLPSRLMQDVQILSYVWSYDGETLPDPLAICGVSAALAISDIPQISIVAGVRVGLVNGSWVVNPTKAEMEVSSMELVLAGTENAILMIEGHCDFLTEEQVIEAIEFGHKHIVTICKALQDWQKQIGKAKNTSVVIPLPEEVKSSVNSLVEGKFAELLQIKEKKALEAASKKLEEEVLEKLHDETSDILTNFNIKSAYKEAKSTYMRSLIKDQGLRSDGRSVTTIRPITIETSFLPRTHGSCLFTRGETQTVAVCTLGSEAMAQRYEDLNGEGQSKFYLQYFFPPFSVGEVGRIGSPGRREIGHGKLAEKALSHALPDPTQFPYTIRIESNITESNGSSSMASVCGGCLALMDAGVPIKTPIAGIAMGLILDDDHIVILSDISGIEDHLGDMDFKVAGNSEGITAFQMDIKVEGITPAIMKEALAQAKAGRQNILATMKAALSAPKTDLSQYAPRIETMQIKPNKIATVIGPGGKQIRQIIEETGVQIDINDLGIVSISASSPKAIEKAKGIIEGLVGEVEIGKIYEGRVTSIVPFGAFVEILPGKEGLCHISEFSKQRIENVGDFVKQGDTLAVKLLSINEKGQYKLSHKATLSD